A region from the Medicago truncatula cultivar Jemalong A17 chromosome 6, MtrunA17r5.0-ANR, whole genome shotgun sequence genome encodes:
- the LOC120580913 gene encoding WPP domain-interacting tail-anchored protein 2 isoform X2: protein MDAALEKIYSLKGFSTKENDIQDLDISLQALTEIDHRLAYSSEKLVNLHILYIYLLARENDLEEIDSKNTCDLENSFEKAMMFDLLSGILDFEATELDNFMDTLHEEIVDARHKILSCRHLTEVFFIMDEKLQDSEESEKQLQQQLLELKIQSSQLQKSLVAFQHENWEMGKALNLLENSHVSNVKVKTKDQRMVEQQRYILRMLEKSLARELDLEKKLAESRNNEELKMKLRYTEQVAFYMEETAEVVWGRFLEADNATEVLMGISKSIMGRLQVTEFNLNGYMQRENELKLNIQILIEQLKAKDAALEKNGRCNVNVDDIQENTEVLDLREKMKILEEEQKNFEVQINSLSEENEACHEQLIEIENFAESLKESIDIAENRAESAEAKVTQLTETNLELTEELNFLKGSASTAEKKVGSLEKQLRELDIQLQNAKASSEAGQEQQNMLYTAIWDMEILIEELKSKVSKAESNKDSAEEQCIVLSENNLELHKELDLFKSRMLCMKTSLDHASSTKLSSAKEIDTKTKFIMDLVMQLATERERINKQLDALKQENKSLVGKLKETKIGACNNGLINRNEDQASNIDSSNDSSTKSFDGEGMEHFNKTFQAGG, encoded by the exons ATGGATGCAGctttagaaaaaatctactcacTCAAGGGTTTCTCAACGAAAGAAAACGACATCCAAGATCTTGATATATCCTTGCAAGCCTTAACAGAAATAGATCATCGGCTAGCCTATTCTTCCGAGAAGCTGGTGAACTTAcatattttgtatatttatcTATTGGCTCGAGAAAACGATCTTGAAGAAATAGATTCGAAGAATACCTGCGACTTAGAAAACTCATTTGAGAAGGCAATGATGTTTGATCTATTGTCTGGCATTTTAGATTTTGAGGCAACAGAGCTTGACAATTTCATGGACACTCTACATGAAGAAATTGTTGATGCTCGTCATAAAATATTGTCGTGCAGACATTTGACTGAGGTTTTCTTTATAATGGATGAAAAATTGCAAGATTCCGAAGAGTCTGAGAAGCAATTACAACAACAGTTATTGGAATTAAAGATTCAGTCATCGCAGCTTCAGAAAAGTCTTGTGGCTTTCCAACACGAGAATT GGGAAATGGGGAAGGCTTTgaatttattagaaaatagtCATGTGTCAAATGTGAAAGTGAAAACGAAAGATCAGAGAATGGTTGAACAACAGAGATATATTCTTCGAATGCTTGAGAAGTCGCTCGCAAGGGAGCTAGATCTTGAAAAGAAGTTAGCAGAGTCAAGAAATAACGAAGAACTAAAGATGAAACTCCGCTACACTGAACAAGTGGCATTTTATATGGAAGAAACAGCAGAAGTTGTTTGGGGAAGATTTCTTGAAGCAGACAATGCTACCGAGGTGTTAATGGGGATTTCGAAAAGTATAATGGGACGTCTCCAAGTAACTGAGTTCAACCTCAACGGTTATATGCAGCGAGAAAATGAGCTAAAATtgaatattcaaattttaatcgaACAACTTAAGGCTAAAGATGCTGCTTTAGAGAAGAACGGGAGATGTAATGTTAATGTTGACGATATTCAGGAAAATACTGAGGTGTTGGATTTGAGGGAAAAGATGAAAATTCtagaagaagaacaaaagaaTTTTGAGGTTCAGATAAATTCTTTGAGCGAAGAGAATGAAGCCTGTCATGAACAACTTATAGAAATAGAAAATTTTGCTGAATCTCTAAAAGAAAGTATTGATATAGCAGAAAATCGAGCTGAGAGTGCTGAAGCAAAGGTTACACAGTTAACTGAAACGAACTTGGAACTTACTGAAGAGCTGAACTTTCTTAAAGGGAGTGCTAGTACTGCCGAGAAAAAAGTCGGTTCGCTTGAGAAGCAACTGAGGGAGCTAGATATCCAACTACAGAATGCGAAGGCATCTTCTGAAGCAGGTCAAGAACAGCAGAATATGTTATACACAGCAATTTGGGATATGGAAATATTAATTGAAGAGCTCAAATCTAAGGTTTCAAAAGCTGAAAGTAATAAAGATAGCGCTGAAGAACAATGCATTGTGCTATCTGAAAATAACCTTGAACTTCATAAAGAGTTGGATCTCTTCAAGTCGAGAATGCTTTGCATGAAAACATCATTGGATCACGCTAGCAGTACAAAATTATCAAGTGCAAAAGAAATTGATACCAAAACAAAGTTTATCATGGATTTGGTAATGCAACTAGCTACTGAAAGGGAGCGCATTAATAAACAG CTAGATGCTTTAAAACAGGAAAATAAAAGTTTGGTAGGAAAGTTAAAGGAGACTAAAATTGGTGCATGCAACAATGGACTAATTAACAGAAATGAAGATCAAGCTTCCAACATTGACTCAAGCAATGACAGCAGTACAAAATCATTTGATGGAGAAGGAATGGAACACTTCAATAAAACCTTTCAGGCAG
- the LOC120580913 gene encoding WPP domain-interacting tail-anchored protein 2 isoform X1: MDAALEKIYSLKGFSTKENDIQDLDISLQALTEIDHRLAYSSEKLVNLHILYIYLLARENDLEEIDSKNTCDLENSFEKAMMFDLLSGILDFEATELDNFMDTLHEEIVDARHKILSCRHLTEVFFIMDEKLQDSEESEKQLQQQLLELKIQSSQLQKSLVAFQHENWEMGKALNLLENSHVSNVKVKTKDQRMVEQQRYILRMLEKSLARELDLEKKLAESRNNEELKMKLRYTEQVAFYMEETAEVVWGRFLEADNATEVLMGISKSIMGRLQVTEFNLNGYMQRENELKLNIQILIEQLKAKDAALEKNGRCNVNVDDIQENTEVLDLREKMKILEEEQKNFEVQINSLSEENEACHEQLIEIENFAESLKESIDIAENRAESAEAKVTQLTETNLELTEELNFLKGSASTAEKKVGSLEKQLRELDIQLQNAKASSEAGQEQQNMLYTAIWDMEILIEELKSKVSKAESNKDSAEEQCIVLSENNLELHKELDLFKSRMLCMKTSLDHASSTKLSSAKEIDTKTKFIMDLVMQLATERERINKQLDALKQENKSLVGKLKETKIGACNNGLINRNEDQASNIDSSNDSSTKSFDGEGMEHFNKTFQVGEQSEVATSSVSANKPTNWRNIFLFWTIFTPLVSVLVFCLLDKSKFSFLKDFVG, from the exons ATGGATGCAGctttagaaaaaatctactcacTCAAGGGTTTCTCAACGAAAGAAAACGACATCCAAGATCTTGATATATCCTTGCAAGCCTTAACAGAAATAGATCATCGGCTAGCCTATTCTTCCGAGAAGCTGGTGAACTTAcatattttgtatatttatcTATTGGCTCGAGAAAACGATCTTGAAGAAATAGATTCGAAGAATACCTGCGACTTAGAAAACTCATTTGAGAAGGCAATGATGTTTGATCTATTGTCTGGCATTTTAGATTTTGAGGCAACAGAGCTTGACAATTTCATGGACACTCTACATGAAGAAATTGTTGATGCTCGTCATAAAATATTGTCGTGCAGACATTTGACTGAGGTTTTCTTTATAATGGATGAAAAATTGCAAGATTCCGAAGAGTCTGAGAAGCAATTACAACAACAGTTATTGGAATTAAAGATTCAGTCATCGCAGCTTCAGAAAAGTCTTGTGGCTTTCCAACACGAGAATT GGGAAATGGGGAAGGCTTTgaatttattagaaaatagtCATGTGTCAAATGTGAAAGTGAAAACGAAAGATCAGAGAATGGTTGAACAACAGAGATATATTCTTCGAATGCTTGAGAAGTCGCTCGCAAGGGAGCTAGATCTTGAAAAGAAGTTAGCAGAGTCAAGAAATAACGAAGAACTAAAGATGAAACTCCGCTACACTGAACAAGTGGCATTTTATATGGAAGAAACAGCAGAAGTTGTTTGGGGAAGATTTCTTGAAGCAGACAATGCTACCGAGGTGTTAATGGGGATTTCGAAAAGTATAATGGGACGTCTCCAAGTAACTGAGTTCAACCTCAACGGTTATATGCAGCGAGAAAATGAGCTAAAATtgaatattcaaattttaatcgaACAACTTAAGGCTAAAGATGCTGCTTTAGAGAAGAACGGGAGATGTAATGTTAATGTTGACGATATTCAGGAAAATACTGAGGTGTTGGATTTGAGGGAAAAGATGAAAATTCtagaagaagaacaaaagaaTTTTGAGGTTCAGATAAATTCTTTGAGCGAAGAGAATGAAGCCTGTCATGAACAACTTATAGAAATAGAAAATTTTGCTGAATCTCTAAAAGAAAGTATTGATATAGCAGAAAATCGAGCTGAGAGTGCTGAAGCAAAGGTTACACAGTTAACTGAAACGAACTTGGAACTTACTGAAGAGCTGAACTTTCTTAAAGGGAGTGCTAGTACTGCCGAGAAAAAAGTCGGTTCGCTTGAGAAGCAACTGAGGGAGCTAGATATCCAACTACAGAATGCGAAGGCATCTTCTGAAGCAGGTCAAGAACAGCAGAATATGTTATACACAGCAATTTGGGATATGGAAATATTAATTGAAGAGCTCAAATCTAAGGTTTCAAAAGCTGAAAGTAATAAAGATAGCGCTGAAGAACAATGCATTGTGCTATCTGAAAATAACCTTGAACTTCATAAAGAGTTGGATCTCTTCAAGTCGAGAATGCTTTGCATGAAAACATCATTGGATCACGCTAGCAGTACAAAATTATCAAGTGCAAAAGAAATTGATACCAAAACAAAGTTTATCATGGATTTGGTAATGCAACTAGCTACTGAAAGGGAGCGCATTAATAAACAG CTAGATGCTTTAAAACAGGAAAATAAAAGTTTGGTAGGAAAGTTAAAGGAGACTAAAATTGGTGCATGCAACAATGGACTAATTAACAGAAATGAAGATCAAGCTTCCAACATTGACTCAAGCAATGACAGCAGTACAAAATCATTTGATGGAGAAGGAATGGAACACTTCAATAAAACCTTTCAG